One window from the genome of Gemmatimonadota bacterium encodes:
- the rplS gene encoding 50S ribosomal protein L19: MDAILKTVSEAQLRDDVPEFEAGDTVRVHVRVVEGEKERIQLFEGVVIQRRGPGIHATFTVRKISTGGIGVERIFPLHTPRIAKIEVLRRGKVRRSKIYYLRNLRGRAARIAERR, translated from the coding sequence ATGGATGCCATTTTGAAAACTGTTTCCGAAGCACAACTGCGCGATGATGTGCCCGAGTTTGAAGCCGGCGATACCGTGCGCGTACACGTCCGCGTGGTAGAAGGCGAAAAAGAACGCATCCAGCTTTTTGAGGGTGTGGTCATCCAGCGCCGAGGACCGGGTATTCACGCGACATTTACGGTTCGCAAAATTAGCACGGGTGGTATTGGGGTAGAGCGCATCTTTCCACTGCACACGCCTCGCATAGCTAAAATTGAAGTATTGCGTCGCGGTAAAGTGCGGCGATCAAAAATTTATTACCTGCGCAATCTGC